In Massilia violaceinigra, one DNA window encodes the following:
- a CDS encoding ATP-binding protein, with the protein MSVLASWSQWWSNRSLRVKGLVLIAVPLVILLGALASGYLMGAESRRAQQGVQRTLQIQHDIQEVHTLLAEAATGVRGYLLTGRANFLERYRIAETELPRTLRRLRVQIRDPQQNALLDQVASLAARKSEGLSELVALGNTTPAATLVPILVSNKVVLDELRGHIDAMLAREDVLRRESERFADQVYMRTMVATGVASAAGVLGAVIVVLLFSTGIGRRVRDLADNAERLARGAPLAPIAPATDELGQLAARMEHASMLLAARSADAEQAYREAERASKAKTEFLSRTSHELRTPLNAILGFAQLLERDLKMPAEREHVGHILKGGRHLLALINEVLDIARIETGHMDLEPEPVEVDSLLREALALIAPMAGERGVTLAAQAPSSGVHVLADRKRLLQVMLNLLSNAVKYNHPNGTVSLRVEADAERARIGVSDNGPGIDPSLQARLFRPFDRLGAEHRPGEGTGLGLAVSLQMVRAMGGDIGMESTVGKGSTFRVELPLSAAAGHAHAAQPASIAAPPSQRACTVLYIEDQSSNLALVEILLAKRANITLLSASTGSEGLALAQRHGPDLVLLDLHLPDVSGLDVLAQLHATPGLSQTPVVVVSADALPATIAGALAAGAADYLTKPLDVSLFFATLDRLMP; encoded by the coding sequence ATGAGCGTGCTGGCGAGCTGGTCCCAATGGTGGTCGAACCGCTCCTTGCGCGTGAAGGGGCTGGTGCTGATCGCGGTGCCGCTGGTGATCCTGCTGGGCGCGCTCGCCTCCGGCTATCTGATGGGGGCCGAAAGCCGCCGCGCCCAGCAGGGCGTGCAGCGCACCTTGCAGATCCAGCACGACATCCAGGAAGTGCATACCTTGCTGGCCGAGGCCGCCACTGGCGTGCGCGGCTATCTGTTGACAGGGCGGGCGAATTTCCTGGAGCGCTACCGGATTGCCGAAACCGAGCTGCCGCGCACCTTGCGCCGGCTGCGCGTGCAGATTCGCGATCCGCAGCAGAATGCCTTGCTCGACCAGGTCGCCTCCCTGGCCGCGAGAAAAAGCGAGGGCTTGAGCGAACTGGTCGCCCTCGGCAACACCACGCCGGCGGCAACGCTGGTGCCGATTCTGGTATCGAACAAGGTGGTGCTGGATGAGCTGCGCGGCCACATCGACGCCATGCTGGCGCGAGAAGACGTGCTGCGGCGCGAGAGCGAGCGTTTCGCCGACCAGGTCTACATGCGCACCATGGTCGCCACCGGCGTCGCCAGCGCGGCCGGGGTGCTGGGCGCGGTCATCGTGGTGCTGCTGTTTTCAACCGGCATCGGGCGGCGCGTGCGCGATCTGGCCGATAACGCGGAGCGGCTGGCGCGCGGCGCGCCGCTGGCGCCGATCGCACCGGCAACCGATGAGCTGGGCCAGCTGGCGGCGCGGATGGAGCATGCCAGCATGCTGCTGGCGGCCCGCAGCGCCGACGCCGAGCAAGCCTATCGCGAAGCCGAACGCGCCAGCAAGGCCAAGACCGAATTTCTGTCGCGCACCAGCCATGAACTGCGCACGCCGCTCAACGCGATTCTGGGTTTTGCCCAGTTGCTCGAACGTGATCTCAAGATGCCCGCCGAGCGCGAGCACGTCGGCCATATCCTGAAAGGCGGCCGTCACCTGCTGGCGCTGATCAACGAAGTACTCGATATCGCCCGCATCGAAACCGGCCATATGGACCTGGAGCCGGAGCCGGTCGAGGTGGACAGCCTGCTGCGCGAAGCGCTGGCACTAATCGCCCCGATGGCGGGCGAGCGCGGCGTGACCCTGGCCGCCCAAGCGCCATCGTCCGGCGTGCACGTGCTGGCCGACCGCAAGCGCTTGCTGCAGGTGATGCTCAATCTGCTATCGAACGCGGTCAAGTACAACCATCCGAACGGGACTGTATCGCTGCGCGTCGAGGCCGACGCCGAACGCGCGCGCATCGGCGTGAGCGACAACGGCCCGGGCATCGATCCATCCTTGCAAGCGCGCCTGTTCAGGCCGTTCGACCGGCTGGGCGCCGAGCATCGTCCCGGCGAGGGCACTGGCCTGGGGCTGGCGGTGTCGCTGCAGATGGTGCGCGCCATGGGCGGTGACATCGGCATGGAAAGCACGGTGGGGAAGGGCAGCACCTTCCGCGTCGAGCTGCCGCTGAGCGCTGCGGCCGGCCATGCGCACGCTGCGCAGCCGGCCAGCATTGCGGCGCCGCCATCGCAGCGCGCCTGTACCGTGCTCTATATCGAGGATCAGTCCTCCAACCTGGCGCTGGTCGAGATCCTGCTGGCGAAGCGCGCCAACATCACCCTGCTGAGCGCATCCACCGGAAGCGAAGGCCTGGCGCTGGCGCAACGGCATGGGCCCGATCTGGTGCTGCTGGACCTGCACCTGCCCGACGTATCCGGACTCGACGTGCTCGCGCAGCTGCACGCCACGCCCGGGTTGAGCCAGACGCCGGTGGTGGTGGTCAGCGCCGACGCCTTGCCTGCGACCATAGCCGGCGCACTGGCCGCCGGCGCCGCCGACTACCTGACCAAGCCGCTCGACGTGAGCCTGTTTTTTGCTACTTTGGACCGATTGATGCCATGA
- a CDS encoding FAD-dependent monooxygenase, translated as MTMTSNAEVIVVGAGPVGLLLACELAVAGVRVTVLERRAETVPQSRALTMHGRTLEMLALRGVAGRFLARGMPIPSGHFAGLPTRLDFSACDSTYPFTLFIPQSVTEQLLEAWAGELGVDLRRGATVEATGQDEDGVWVGGTQAGSPFRLAARYLVGADGARSLVRRQAGIAFDGLAATKTAMLGDVRLHTPPPGRAISLGNSAGGMMVVPLGGELYRVIVVDAQEIDVPVEVPVTLEGLSAATRRVAGEDFGMHSPEWLSRFSNQTCLAQSYRKGRIFLAGDAAHIHLPAGGQGMNVGMQDAMNLGWKLAGVLRGRADASLLDSYEGERHPVGAALYRNTLAQSALMMDSFDPAGQALRATLSDLMKGPELNATLAHDLSGFGIRYPAALLSGAPEGDGCARWIGRRLPDWPLQHADGTASSLYEHLASGRWLVLQVDGEVQGHYQPALDGAWVNVVTALVPGRAAELDGVAALVVRPDGYVDHAVPLRSSVTSGNPCPAQAVT; from the coding sequence ATGACGATGACAAGCAATGCAGAGGTAATCGTGGTCGGCGCCGGGCCGGTCGGGCTGTTGCTGGCCTGCGAACTGGCCGTGGCCGGCGTGCGCGTGACTGTGCTCGAACGGCGCGCCGAGACGGTGCCGCAATCGCGCGCCCTGACCATGCACGGGCGCACGCTGGAAATGCTGGCGCTGCGTGGCGTGGCCGGGCGTTTCCTGGCGCGCGGCATGCCCATTCCCAGCGGCCACTTCGCCGGCCTGCCGACCCGGCTCGATTTCAGCGCCTGCGACAGCACCTATCCCTTCACGCTGTTCATTCCCCAGAGCGTGACGGAACAGTTGCTCGAAGCCTGGGCTGGCGAACTGGGCGTCGACTTGCGGCGCGGGGCCACGGTGGAGGCAACCGGGCAGGATGAGGATGGCGTGTGGGTCGGCGGCACGCAGGCGGGATCGCCGTTCCGGCTGGCGGCGCGCTATCTGGTCGGTGCGGACGGAGCGCGCAGCCTGGTGCGGCGCCAGGCCGGCATCGCTTTCGATGGCTTGGCGGCCACCAAAACGGCCATGCTGGGCGACGTACGCCTGCATACGCCGCCGCCGGGGCGGGCCATCAGCCTGGGCAATTCGGCAGGTGGGATGATGGTGGTGCCGCTCGGTGGCGAGCTGTACCGCGTGATCGTGGTCGATGCGCAGGAGATCGATGTGCCGGTGGAGGTTCCGGTCACGCTGGAAGGATTGTCGGCAGCGACGAGGCGCGTGGCGGGGGAGGATTTCGGCATGCATTCGCCCGAATGGCTGTCGCGTTTTTCGAACCAAACCTGTCTGGCGCAGTCTTATCGTAAAGGGAGGATCTTTTTGGCGGGCGACGCGGCCCACATCCATTTGCCGGCGGGCGGGCAGGGAATGAATGTCGGCATGCAGGATGCCATGAACCTGGGCTGGAAGCTCGCTGGCGTGCTGCGGGGCAGGGCGGATGCGTCGCTGCTCGACAGTTATGAGGGCGAACGCCATCCGGTGGGGGCGGCGCTATACCGCAACACGCTGGCCCAGAGCGCGCTGATGATGGATTCCTTCGACCCGGCAGGGCAGGCGCTGCGCGCCACGCTCAGCGACCTGATGAAGGGACCGGAACTCAACGCGACGCTGGCGCATGACTTGTCGGGTTTCGGCATCCGCTATCCGGCGGCGCTGCTTTCCGGGGCGCCGGAGGGGGATGGCTGCGCGCGCTGGATCGGGCGCAGGTTGCCGGATTGGCCTCTTCAACATGCCGACGGCACGGCATCGTCGCTGTACGAGCATCTGGCGAGCGGGCGCTGGCTGGTACTGCAGGTGGACGGGGAGGTGCAGGGCCATTATCAGCCTGCGCTGGACGGCGCCTGGGTGAATGTGGTGACGGCACTGGTGCCGGGGAGGGCAGCGGAACTGGACGGCGTGGCGGCGCTCGTGGTGCGGCCGGACGGTTATGTCGACCATGCTGTTCCATTGCGTTCCTCCGTCACGAGTGGCAATCCATGCCCCGCGCAAGCGGTGACGTAG
- a CDS encoding response regulator, whose protein sequence is MNISDLHAMRLLIVDDKIENVNILEDMLTGEGFRNVVSTTDPRRTLDLVSAFDPDLVLLDLMMPDLDGYAVLEQLARRTPPNEFRPVMVISADVTQEARRRALSLGAKDFLTKPFDLIETMLRICNLLETSLLYKRLQALTSPEPPLQRWHPKSDD, encoded by the coding sequence ATGAATATATCCGACCTGCATGCCATGCGGCTCCTGATCGTCGACGACAAAATCGAGAACGTCAACATCCTCGAAGACATGCTGACGGGAGAAGGGTTTCGCAACGTCGTCAGCACCACCGATCCGCGCCGCACGCTCGACCTGGTATCGGCTTTCGATCCCGACCTGGTACTGCTCGACCTGATGATGCCGGACCTGGACGGTTATGCGGTTCTGGAGCAACTGGCGCGCCGCACGCCGCCCAATGAGTTTCGTCCGGTCATGGTGATCAGCGCCGACGTGACCCAGGAAGCCCGGCGACGTGCGCTGTCCCTGGGGGCCAAGGATTTCCTGACCAAGCCGTTCGACCTGATCGAGACGATGCTGCGCATCTGCAATCTGCTGGAAACCAGCCTGCTGTACAAGCGTCTGCAAGCGCTCACGTCGCCGGAGCCGCCGCTGCAGCGCTGGCACCCGAAGTCGGACGACTGA
- a CDS encoding methyl-accepting chemotaxis protein, with protein sequence MFSDLKIGARLAIGFGLTICILLVMSLFGISRIRYTSSLTDHIVNDRYVQVELTNVMRSYANRGAQSLRNAMLAPDPAQSQTLMTGMLDADRTGAEASAKLGAMMVADEAKQLFQDQAKAFDAYFQLRSQAVKRFEAGERDDAVQFLFKEVIPIQNAYFGRLDAVLKYQTALMARDGKEAADASSSAALMMLMLLALASAISAVAGFLITRSVTVPIGEAVTLAETVARGDLTTRIDVTRQDETGRLLTALKDMVDGLTRTVGAVRSSTDTITTASSEIAAGNMDLASRTENQAASLEETASSMEELTSIVSQNADNARQANTLVVSAAEHANKGGRVVSEVVETMGAIRESSGKIVDIISVIDGIAFQTNILALNAAVEAARAGEQGRGFAVVASEVRNLAQRSASAAKEIKALIDDSVGKVENGSALVNQAGETMQQIMGSVRQVADIMGEIAAASAEQSAGIGQVNVAIVAMDNATQQNAALVEEAAAAAASMQGQAVQLAEAVSVFKLHGDDAQGTPLRAPMRTAVAAPARARVVAKPVAKAAAKAPAPAATRTAKPATQADEWEEF encoded by the coding sequence ATGTTTTCTGATCTGAAAATTGGTGCACGCCTTGCAATCGGTTTTGGCTTGACGATCTGCATCCTGCTGGTGATGTCCCTGTTCGGGATCAGCCGCATCCGCTACACCAGTTCCCTGACCGACCATATCGTCAACGACCGTTACGTCCAGGTCGAGCTGACCAATGTCATGCGCAGCTACGCCAACCGCGGCGCCCAGTCGCTGCGCAACGCCATGCTGGCGCCCGATCCGGCCCAATCCCAAACCTTGATGACCGGCATGCTCGATGCCGACCGCACCGGCGCCGAGGCATCCGCCAAGCTGGGCGCGATGATGGTCGCCGATGAAGCGAAACAATTATTCCAGGATCAGGCCAAGGCCTTCGATGCCTATTTCCAGTTGCGTTCGCAAGCGGTCAAGCGTTTCGAGGCGGGCGAGCGCGACGACGCCGTCCAATTCCTGTTCAAGGAAGTCATTCCGATACAGAACGCCTACTTCGGCCGGCTCGACGCCGTGCTCAAGTACCAGACCGCGCTGATGGCGCGCGACGGCAAGGAAGCGGCGGACGCGTCCAGCTCGGCGGCGCTGATGATGTTGATGCTGCTGGCGCTGGCCAGCGCGATCTCGGCCGTTGCAGGCTTTCTGATCACCCGGTCCGTAACCGTTCCCATCGGCGAGGCCGTGACGCTGGCCGAGACGGTCGCCCGCGGCGACCTGACCACCCGCATCGACGTGACTCGCCAGGATGAAACCGGGCGCCTGCTGACGGCGTTGAAGGATATGGTGGATGGCCTGACCCGCACCGTCGGCGCCGTGCGCAGCAGCACCGACACGATCACGACCGCGTCCTCCGAAATCGCCGCCGGCAATATGGACCTGGCCTCGCGCACCGAAAACCAGGCCGCCAGCCTGGAAGAAACGGCGTCGTCGATGGAAGAACTGACGTCCATCGTCAGCCAGAACGCCGACAATGCGCGCCAGGCCAACACCCTTGTGGTTTCCGCCGCCGAGCACGCCAACAAGGGTGGCCGCGTGGTCAGTGAAGTGGTTGAAACGATGGGTGCGATCAGGGAAAGTTCCGGCAAGATCGTCGACATCATCAGCGTGATCGATGGCATCGCTTTCCAGACCAACATCCTGGCGCTGAACGCGGCGGTCGAGGCGGCCCGTGCCGGCGAGCAGGGGCGCGGCTTCGCGGTGGTGGCGTCCGAGGTGCGCAACCTGGCGCAGCGTTCGGCCAGCGCCGCCAAGGAAATCAAGGCGCTGATCGACGATTCGGTGGGCAAGGTCGAAAATGGCAGCGCCCTGGTCAATCAGGCGGGCGAAACGATGCAGCAGATCATGGGTTCGGTGCGTCAGGTGGCCGACATAATGGGCGAGATCGCCGCCGCCAGCGCCGAGCAGAGCGCCGGAATCGGGCAGGTGAATGTGGCCATCGTGGCGATGGACAATGCCACGCAACAAAACGCGGCCCTGGTCGAGGAGGCCGCCGCGGCGGCGGCGAGCATGCAGGGGCAGGCGGTGCAGCTGGCCGAGGCGGTCAGCGTGTTCAAGCTACATGGCGACGATGCGCAGGGAACGCCGCTGCGCGCACCGATGCGCACTGCCGTTGCCGCGCCGGCGCGCGCCAGGGTGGTGGCCAAGCCAGTGGCGAAGGCGGCCGCCAAGGCGCCAGCCCCAGCCGCGACCCGGACCGCCAAGCCGGCTACCCAGGCCGACGAGTGGGAAGAGTTCTAG
- a CDS encoding TetR/AcrR family transcriptional regulator C-terminal domain-containing protein produces the protein MGISREAVIATALGLLDEVGLEGLTMRRLADALDIKAASLYWHFANKQVLMDGMADALMAGVAQEAAPASWRDAVGATARAVRAALMARRDGARVFAGTYVVTDNVLRVAESMIGPLRTAGASTRMAGWGAFSILYYVLGFVMEEQALDPAAAAPIDAASRRGPFEELAAQRYPHVLAAMDDLFDMDFEARFEAGLDLILTGLDVKMKADAG, from the coding sequence ATGGGAATTTCGCGCGAGGCGGTGATCGCCACGGCACTGGGCTTGCTCGATGAGGTCGGGCTGGAGGGATTGACGATGCGCCGGCTGGCCGACGCGCTCGACATCAAGGCCGCATCGCTCTACTGGCACTTTGCCAACAAACAGGTTTTGATGGACGGCATGGCCGACGCCCTGATGGCAGGCGTGGCGCAGGAAGCGGCGCCTGCCTCATGGCGCGACGCCGTCGGCGCCACGGCGCGGGCGGTGCGCGCCGCCCTGATGGCCCGGCGCGACGGCGCGCGCGTGTTCGCGGGCACCTACGTGGTCACCGACAACGTGCTGCGCGTGGCCGAGTCGATGATCGGCCCGCTGCGCACGGCGGGCGCCAGCACACGCATGGCGGGCTGGGGCGCGTTTTCCATCCTGTACTACGTGCTCGGGTTCGTGATGGAGGAACAGGCGCTCGATCCGGCAGCCGCCGCGCCCATCGATGCGGCCAGCCGGCGCGGTCCGTTCGAGGAACTGGCGGCGCAACGCTATCCGCACGTGCTGGCGGCCATGGACGACCTGTTCGACATGGACTTCGAGGCCCGCTTCGAGGCAGGTCTGGACCTGATTCTCACCGGGCTCGACGTCAAGATGAAGGCGGACGCCGGCTAG
- a CDS encoding glycoside hydrolase has translation MLAAATPHVARVDPLPNYLVVPSQISYWGNDEYGDCVSAEEAFAKACNSPEIFIPSSTVVNWAKGNGLLHGAYLTDVLNLMHTAGFTYSGCTYKDGPHTSVDWTNPATIQSAITQGPVKLGVAADQIETACNGRMGWFGLGFTVDDRTDHCVSLCGYGSLSWLAQQLNVTVPASVDGEMLGYAMFTWCTIGIVDAASMVNVTQEAWLRSPTTMTVGVHGLYVLHQGTANDLRYILWDGQNWYGDQIVSNVSMAESPSAVLFGGQLYAFHQDTSSVLRYSVFDGVSWGTDIPLNNVGIVGSPAAVVYNNQLYVFHQGTGNDLWFKQFDGTNWSDDTNVPYVGVQGSPSAVVYNNLLYVFHQGMAQDLRFSVFNGTTWSTDTQVDNVNSPGSPSAVVADGALYVFHQGSDGVGNIWYSVFDGATWAPDTTIPNLTGAAGQSAIVTNGELDVFYESDNVLLYATFVFIDETWLLNGSLPYSKMVNAPSAVYWV, from the coding sequence GTGCTAGCTGCCGCCACGCCGCACGTCGCACGCGTCGATCCACTCCCGAACTACCTTGTCGTGCCGAGTCAGATCTCCTATTGGGGCAATGATGAATACGGTGATTGCGTCAGCGCCGAAGAAGCCTTCGCCAAGGCCTGCAACAGTCCGGAAATATTTATCCCCTCGAGCACAGTCGTGAACTGGGCGAAGGGGAACGGACTGCTCCACGGCGCTTACCTCACGGACGTGTTGAATTTAATGCACACCGCCGGCTTCACCTACTCCGGGTGCACCTATAAAGATGGACCGCACACCTCTGTCGACTGGACCAATCCCGCCACCATCCAAAGCGCGATCACCCAGGGACCGGTCAAGCTCGGCGTGGCAGCCGACCAGATCGAGACGGCCTGCAATGGCAGGATGGGATGGTTTGGACTCGGCTTCACAGTTGACGACAGGACTGACCACTGCGTCTCGCTGTGCGGTTACGGCTCCCTTAGCTGGCTGGCGCAGCAACTGAACGTGACTGTTCCGGCTAGCGTTGATGGCGAAATGCTTGGCTATGCCATGTTCACCTGGTGCACCATTGGTATCGTCGACGCGGCGTCGATGGTCAACGTCACCCAAGAGGCGTGGCTGAGGAGCCCAACGACAATGACAGTGGGGGTTCACGGTTTGTATGTCCTGCACCAAGGTACTGCGAACGATCTGCGGTACATCCTCTGGGATGGTCAAAATTGGTATGGCGACCAAATAGTGAGCAATGTGAGCATGGCGGAGAGTCCATCTGCCGTTCTTTTTGGCGGCCAGCTGTATGCATTTCACCAAGACACTAGCAGTGTCTTGCGTTATAGCGTATTCGATGGCGTCAGCTGGGGAACCGACATCCCACTTAACAATGTCGGCATCGTGGGAAGCCCAGCTGCCGTCGTGTACAACAATCAGCTGTATGTCTTTCACCAGGGTACCGGGAACGATTTGTGGTTCAAGCAGTTTGATGGCACCAATTGGTCGGACGATACGAACGTACCCTACGTGGGCGTTCAAGGTAGCCCATCTGCGGTGGTGTATAACAACTTGCTCTATGTATTCCATCAGGGCATGGCGCAAGACCTCCGGTTCAGTGTGTTCAATGGCACTACTTGGTCGACCGATACGCAGGTAGACAACGTGAACAGTCCAGGCAGCCCGTCCGCAGTGGTGGCGGACGGCGCGCTCTATGTCTTTCACCAGGGAAGCGACGGGGTTGGCAATATATGGTACAGCGTGTTCGACGGCGCGACTTGGGCGCCTGACACGACCATCCCGAATCTGACTGGCGCGGCGGGGCAGTCTGCTATCGTGACAAATGGTGAGCTCGATGTGTTTTACGAGTCCGATAATGTTCTTCTGTATGCGACGTTCGTGTTCATAGACGAAACGTGGTTGTTAAACGGGAGTCTTCCCTATTCCAAAATGGTGAATGCACCGTCAGCGGTGTATTGGGTATAG
- a CDS encoding DUF885 domain-containing protein, with protein sequence MSKPHTTIRTIRAAVALAMLSLCAAVSAAEPAWVTKSNANAKLVLNVMAKYAPEGASGLGVDGYDEQITDLSRDHFEQTNKDTRAVIAELQKRRKTETDAKIRQDIDILIGSAEDQMRSAALERKHFIPFDKLADQLFGVVRQTLDPRIPKERQKTLLVRLQKYAGLAKGYRPSTELAVERLQERLKANKNLIGPFKDEVEQAINDSPTLIKGIKELLSKSDLQGWEPSFAALETQLTAYNEHVKKQILPRARSHHRLPAEVYANNLRQFGVDISPQELIAKALTSFAEIRNQMNITAGLIARERKLANPDYRAVMAELKKQQIAPDQVMPLYADRLVQIEAAVRAQNIVSLPARKAVIRMASTAESAAQPAPHMNPPRLIGNTGEYGEFVLTAGMPPDAKGKTLAFDDFTHEAATWTLTAHEARPGHELQFAKMIETGVSTARAVFAFNSVNVEGWALYAEAEMQPYEPLDGQLFALQARMQRAARAFLDPMVNLGEITPEGVKAFLMDEVGLSEGMATQEMQRYTFRAPGQATSYFYGYQRLMETRQAAEVALRKKFNRQAFNDFVLAQGLVPPALLRQAVLQEFVPAQR encoded by the coding sequence ATGTCGAAGCCTCACACCACCATCCGCACTATCCGCGCCGCCGTCGCCCTGGCCATGCTGTCGCTGTGCGCCGCTGTTTCCGCCGCCGAACCGGCGTGGGTCACCAAAAGTAATGCCAACGCCAAGCTTGTGCTTAACGTGATGGCCAAATATGCACCCGAAGGCGCCAGCGGCCTCGGTGTCGACGGTTACGACGAGCAAATCACCGACCTGTCGCGCGACCATTTTGAGCAGACCAATAAAGATACCCGCGCCGTGATCGCGGAACTGCAAAAACGCCGCAAAACCGAGACCGACGCCAAGATCCGCCAGGATATCGATATCCTGATCGGCAGCGCCGAAGACCAGATGCGCTCGGCCGCTCTGGAGCGCAAGCATTTTATCCCCTTCGATAAGCTGGCCGATCAATTGTTCGGCGTGGTACGCCAGACGCTCGACCCGCGCATTCCCAAGGAGCGCCAGAAGACGCTGCTGGTCCGGCTGCAAAAATATGCCGGCCTGGCCAAGGGATATCGCCCGTCCACCGAACTGGCGGTCGAACGCCTGCAGGAGCGCCTGAAAGCGAACAAGAACCTGATCGGTCCTTTCAAGGATGAAGTGGAGCAGGCGATCAACGACAGCCCGACCCTGATCAAGGGCATCAAGGAGTTGCTGAGCAAGAGCGACCTGCAAGGCTGGGAGCCAAGTTTCGCCGCGCTCGAAACGCAGCTGACGGCCTACAACGAGCACGTGAAAAAGCAGATCCTGCCGCGCGCGCGCAGCCACCACCGTTTGCCGGCCGAGGTCTATGCCAATAACCTGCGCCAGTTCGGGGTCGATATCAGTCCGCAGGAGTTGATCGCCAAGGCGCTGACCTCGTTCGCCGAAATCCGCAACCAGATGAATATCACCGCCGGCCTGATCGCGCGCGAGCGCAAGCTGGCCAATCCCGATTACCGCGCCGTGATGGCCGAGCTGAAAAAGCAGCAGATCGCGCCCGACCAGGTCATGCCTTTGTACGCCGACCGCCTGGTCCAGATCGAAGCGGCCGTGCGCGCGCAAAATATCGTGTCGCTGCCGGCGCGCAAGGCGGTCATCCGCATGGCCAGCACCGCCGAGAGCGCAGCGCAGCCGGCGCCGCACATGAACCCGCCGCGCCTGATCGGCAACACGGGTGAATATGGCGAATTCGTGCTGACCGCCGGCATGCCGCCCGACGCCAAGGGCAAGACGCTGGCCTTCGACGACTTCACCCACGAAGCGGCGACCTGGACGCTGACCGCACACGAAGCGCGCCCCGGGCACGAGCTGCAATTCGCCAAGATGATCGAAACCGGCGTCTCGACCGCGCGCGCGGTGTTTGCGTTTAACAGCGTCAACGTCGAAGGATGGGCCCTGTACGCGGAAGCGGAAATGCAGCCCTACGAGCCGCTCGACGGCCAGTTGTTCGCGCTGCAAGCCCGCATGCAGCGCGCCGCCCGCGCCTTCCTCGATCCCATGGTCAACCTGGGCGAGATCACGCCCGAGGGTGTCAAGGCTTTCCTGATGGATGAGGTGGGGCTGTCGGAAGGCATGGCCACCCAGGAAATGCAGCGCTACACCTTCCGCGCGCCGGGCCAGGCGACCTCGTATTTCTACGGCTACCAGCGCCTGATGGAAACGCGCCAGGCGGCCGAGGTTGCCCTGCGTAAAAAGTTCAACCGCCAGGCCTTCAACGACTTCGTGCTGGCGCAGGGGCTGGTGCCGCCTGCGCTGCTGCGCCAGGCCGTGCTGCAGGAGTTCGTGCCGGCCCAGCGCTAG
- a CDS encoding AI-2E family transporter — MHEYTLQQKSFLLLLALVTIGFGWILAPYAGAVFWGVVLAILFAPLNRWLLKKTNHKPNLAALLTLMSIVVMVILPLSLIAVSLVDQAATVYEMVRSGDLSVGSYFKKIMAALPQWAVNLLERFDLTTLSKLQQKMTEGASQVSQTVARQAIHVGSYTFDLMVSMCIMLYLLYFLLRDGQALAARIKSAVPLSRKYKQRLFSNFTAVTRATVKGNILVAVAQGALGGLIFWFLDVQAPVLWAVVMAFLSLLPAIGAALVWAPVAVYFLVTGSVWEGVVLSIFGVVVIGLVDNILRPILVGKDTKMPDYVVLLSTVGGMALFGLNGFVIGPVVAALFIAAWDLFASATEFHTD; from the coding sequence ATGCACGAATACACCCTCCAGCAAAAATCGTTTCTGCTCCTTCTCGCCCTGGTCACCATCGGCTTCGGCTGGATCCTGGCGCCGTATGCCGGTGCCGTGTTCTGGGGCGTGGTGCTGGCGATCCTGTTTGCGCCGCTGAACCGCTGGCTGCTCAAGAAGACCAATCACAAACCCAATCTCGCTGCCTTGCTGACCCTGATGTCGATCGTGGTCATGGTGATTTTGCCGCTGTCGCTGATCGCGGTGTCCCTGGTCGACCAGGCCGCCACCGTGTACGAAATGGTCCGTTCCGGCGATCTGAGCGTGGGCAGCTACTTCAAGAAAATCATGGCTGCCCTGCCGCAGTGGGCCGTCAATTTGCTGGAACGTTTCGACCTGACCACCCTGTCGAAGCTGCAGCAGAAAATGACGGAAGGCGCGTCGCAGGTCAGCCAGACCGTCGCGCGCCAGGCCATTCATGTGGGCAGCTACACCTTCGATCTGATGGTCAGCATGTGCATCATGCTGTACCTGCTGTATTTCCTGCTGCGCGATGGCCAGGCGCTCGCTGCGCGGATCAAGAGTGCCGTTCCGCTGAGCCGCAAATATAAACAGCGCCTGTTCAGCAATTTCACCGCCGTCACCCGCGCTACCGTCAAGGGCAATATCCTGGTCGCAGTGGCGCAAGGCGCGCTCGGCGGCCTGATATTCTGGTTTCTGGACGTGCAGGCGCCGGTGCTGTGGGCCGTGGTGATGGCGTTCCTGTCGCTGCTGCCGGCAATTGGCGCGGCGCTGGTGTGGGCACCGGTCGCCGTCTATTTCCTGGTCACCGGATCGGTCTGGGAAGGCGTGGTGCTGAGTATCTTTGGCGTGGTCGTGATCGGACTGGTCGACAATATCCTGCGTCCTATTTTGGTGGGCAAGGACACCAAAATGCCGGACTACGTGGTGCTGCTCTCCACCGTCGGCGGCATGGCGCTGTTCGGCCTGAATGGCTTTGTGATCGGGCCGGTGGTGGCGGCGCTGTTCATCGCGGCCTGGGATCTGTTTGCCTCGGCCACCGAGTTTCACACCGACTAG